From Saprospiraceae bacterium, one genomic window encodes:
- a CDS encoding 5-(carboxyamino)imidazole ribonucleotide synthase, whose translation MAFVPSTLKIGILGAGQLGKMLAQEASKLDIELHFLDKSKDYPAGKITRFFTEGDFTDYADVLNFGRHLNTIGIEIENVNLQALHELKSIGKKVIPDPGILEIIQDKGLQKIFFKKHQIPTAPFTLYDQIESILQDIELGKLKYPFVQKSRKGGYDGKGVSIIRSENDLDKLLVGPTVVEQMANIEKELSVICINGQKNERLAYPVVEMDFHPEANLVEYLLSPAQIETNLSAQAQSIALRISELLQIEGLLAVEMFQNKDGSIWVNELAPRPHNSGHHTLDDGSCSQFANQIRVLANLPLGTVMPDRFAILINLIGSEGFYGPVKYLGIEECSTLPGIHIHLYGKSETKPNRKMGHVCITDIDLEKCKEKANFVRQTIIVTS comes from the coding sequence ATGGCTTTTGTACCTTCAACATTAAAAATTGGAATTCTAGGTGCTGGACAACTTGGCAAAATGCTTGCGCAAGAAGCTTCCAAACTTGATATCGAACTCCATTTCCTCGACAAAAGTAAAGATTATCCAGCTGGTAAAATTACCCGATTTTTCACTGAGGGAGATTTTACTGATTACGCCGATGTATTAAATTTCGGCCGCCATTTAAACACCATTGGTATTGAAATTGAAAATGTAAATCTGCAGGCTTTACATGAATTGAAAAGCATAGGAAAGAAAGTGATCCCGGATCCAGGAATTCTAGAGATAATTCAGGACAAAGGTCTGCAGAAGATTTTTTTTAAGAAACACCAAATACCAACTGCTCCGTTTACATTATATGACCAAATTGAATCCATTCTTCAAGATATCGAACTAGGCAAACTAAAATACCCATTCGTTCAAAAGAGCCGAAAAGGAGGATATGATGGAAAAGGTGTATCAATTATTAGGTCAGAAAATGACTTGGACAAATTACTGGTTGGCCCAACCGTGGTAGAGCAAATGGCCAACATCGAAAAAGAACTTAGTGTTATCTGTATCAATGGACAAAAAAATGAAAGATTGGCTTATCCTGTTGTTGAAATGGATTTTCATCCGGAAGCCAATTTGGTGGAATATTTACTTTCTCCCGCGCAGATTGAAACCAATCTTTCTGCCCAAGCCCAATCAATTGCATTAAGAATTTCCGAATTACTCCAAATTGAAGGTCTTTTGGCAGTAGAGATGTTCCAAAATAAAGACGGCAGTATTTGGGTAAATGAATTGGCTCCCCGACCTCACAATAGTGGTCATCATACCCTGGATGATGGATCATGTTCTCAATTTGCAAATCAAATTCGCGTTTTGGCAAACTTGCCTTTGGGTACAGTAATGCCTGATCGCTTTGCCATTTTAATCAATTTGATTGGTAGTGAAGGGTTTTACGGTCCCGTCAAATATCTGGGCATTGAAGAATGCAGCACTCTGCCAGGAATTCACATTCATCTTTACGGCAAATCAGAAACAAAGCCCAATCGCAAGATGGGGCATGTTTGTATTACGGATATTGATCTTGAAAAATGCAAAGAAAAGGCTAACTTCGTGCGTCAAACTATAATAGTAACATCATAA
- a CDS encoding FixH family protein, which translates to MKLNFGHYVLIAYILGAGFILFLVTLSFQIDFQMSEDDYYSKETKMNKLIEGRKRSENIGGLAQLKVGEDQLEIKLSDSLPRPFQEGAIKVYCPSSSHNDYKHQIAIGDTNRLIQIPMVGLKRGVNIIKVEIETKQLFYYEELNFTL; encoded by the coding sequence ATGAAACTAAATTTTGGACATTATGTATTAATAGCCTATATATTAGGGGCCGGATTTATTTTATTTTTAGTTACCCTCAGTTTTCAAATAGATTTTCAAATGTCGGAGGATGATTATTATTCCAAGGAAACCAAGATGAACAAACTTATAGAAGGTAGAAAAAGGTCTGAGAACATAGGTGGATTGGCACAGCTGAAAGTTGGAGAGGATCAATTGGAGATTAAATTGTCAGATTCTTTGCCAAGACCTTTTCAAGAAGGAGCCATAAAAGTATATTGCCCTTCTTCATCCCATAATGATTATAAACATCAAATAGCTATAGGTGATACCAATCGTTTAATACAAATACCAATGGTTGGATTGAAAAGAGGCGTCAATATTATTAAAGTGGAAATAGAGACAAAACAATTATTTTATTATGAAGAGTTAAACTTTACACTTTAA
- a CDS encoding DUF2911 domain-containing protein: MKKVLYLIVFCLTIDLNAQIQTPSASPLAKLEQKFGLGSISLEYSRPSMKNRVVFGDLVPFGKMWRTGANKATKITFTDDVSIEGKPLAKGTYALYSIPGEASWDIVFYSDWDLSGVPRNYDVTKEALKISAIPELLTTTVETFTIDFNDIRNDAINLVITWENTMVSVKIKTDIDSKVLQTIDKVLAGPSPNDYYAAARYYFDAGKDLNIALAWIQKSNAAEPQYWKLRLESLILARLERRAEAIQIAKRSLEMATAAGDDNYIKMNNESIAEWSR, encoded by the coding sequence ATGAAAAAAGTATTATATTTAATTGTATTTTGCCTGACCATTGACTTGAATGCTCAGATCCAAACTCCATCTGCCAGTCCATTGGCTAAACTTGAACAAAAGTTCGGATTGGGCTCAATTTCCTTGGAATATTCCAGGCCTAGTATGAAAAATCGGGTTGTTTTCGGCGATTTGGTTCCATTTGGTAAAATGTGGAGAACTGGTGCAAATAAAGCGACCAAAATTACCTTTACAGATGATGTTTCAATTGAAGGAAAGCCATTGGCCAAGGGAACTTATGCCCTTTATAGCATACCAGGTGAGGCTTCCTGGGATATTGTTTTTTATTCTGATTGGGATCTGTCTGGCGTACCTCGTAATTATGATGTAACCAAGGAAGCTTTAAAAATTTCAGCCATTCCAGAACTGTTGACCACAACCGTTGAAACATTTACCATTGATTTTAACGACATTCGCAATGATGCCATAAACCTCGTAATCACTTGGGAAAATACCATGGTGTCGGTAAAAATTAAAACAGACATTGATTCCAAAGTATTACAGACGATTGATAAAGTATTGGCAGGTCCATCTCCAAATGATTATTACGCTGCTGCCAGGTATTATTTTGATGCCGGAAAAGACTTAAATATTGCATTGGCCTGGATTCAAAAGTCCAATGCGGCGGAACCACAGTATTGGAAATTGAGATTGGAATCCTTGATTTTGGCGAGGTTAGAAAGAAGGGCTGAGGCCATCCAAATAGCCAAAAGGTCTTTAGAAATGGCTACTGCTGCGGGTGATGACAACTATATTAAAATGAACAATGAGTCCATCGCAGAGTGGAGCAGATGA
- the purE gene encoding 5-(carboxyamino)imidazole ribonucleotide mutase encodes MKVGIIMGSDSDLPIMNQAVEILSDFGVDFELRIVSAHRTPEHMMTYASQAKSLGLHLIIAGAGGAAHLPGMVASITTLPVIGVPIKSSNSLDGWDSILSILQMPNGVPVATVALNAAKNAGLLAVQILALQSNELQAKLVQYKLRMKDDVLQKDQKLKNKE; translated from the coding sequence ATGAAAGTTGGAATAATAATGGGTTCTGATTCTGATTTACCCATCATGAATCAAGCAGTTGAGATATTATCTGATTTTGGAGTTGATTTTGAACTGAGAATCGTTTCAGCTCATCGCACTCCAGAACATATGATGACTTATGCCTCTCAAGCCAAATCCTTAGGTCTTCATTTGATCATAGCAGGAGCAGGCGGAGCGGCTCACTTGCCAGGAATGGTCGCTTCTATCACTACCCTCCCTGTAATTGGTGTTCCAATCAAATCCTCCAACTCACTGGATGGCTGGGACTCTATCCTATCGATTCTGCAAATGCCCAATGGAGTACCCGTCGCAACAGTGGCTTTGAATGCAGCAAAAAATGCTGGCTTGCTTGCAGTTCAAATCTTAGCTCTTCAATCAAATGAACTCCAGGCAAAACTTGTCCAATACAAGCTAAGAATGAAAGATGATGTTTTACAAAAGGATCAAAAATTAAAAAATAAAGAATAA
- a CDS encoding nucleoside phosphorylase — MDTQWIFNKDGSIYHLKLSPDELATFVFTVGDPSRVASISQHFDVIELKKTSREFVTHTGWVGSTRVSVISTGIGTDNMDIVLNEMDVLWNLDINSFERKPEPLRATIIRLGTSGAIQPDIAVGTTLVSDSALGLDSLHNFYKMDFMVESKSWDRAFKSANLDLSPYFVRSDENLLGKFKKEISYNTGLTLTAPGFYGPQGRISHIPLKYPMLLTIIGALRHSDGTRISNFEMETSGLYALGRLLGHHCLSINAILANRITNQFSKDPEAVVDRMIRDVFKTIF, encoded by the coding sequence ATGGATACTCAATGGATTTTTAACAAGGATGGTTCAATTTACCATTTAAAGCTATCACCGGATGAGTTGGCTACTTTTGTTTTTACGGTTGGTGATCCTTCACGGGTAGCCAGTATTAGTCAGCATTTTGATGTGATAGAATTAAAGAAAACATCCAGAGAATTTGTAACACATACCGGTTGGGTGGGATCTACCAGAGTCTCTGTGATTTCGACTGGTATTGGTACTGATAACATGGATATCGTGTTGAATGAAATGGATGTCCTTTGGAATTTGGACATAAATAGCTTTGAACGAAAACCAGAGCCTTTACGAGCCACCATAATCAGATTAGGAACTTCAGGTGCAATACAACCTGATATTGCGGTGGGAACAACTCTGGTAAGTGATTCAGCCTTGGGGCTTGACTCATTGCACAATTTTTACAAGATGGATTTTATGGTAGAATCAAAGTCCTGGGATCGAGCTTTTAAATCGGCCAATTTGGATTTATCTCCGTATTTCGTAAGATCTGATGAAAATTTGTTGGGTAAATTTAAAAAGGAAATAAGTTATAACACAGGCTTAACTTTGACTGCACCAGGTTTTTATGGTCCTCAGGGAAGAATAAGTCACATTCCATTGAAATATCCTATGCTTTTGACCATCATCGGGGCATTGCGACATTCCGATGGTACAAGAATTAGCAATTTTGAAATGGAAACTTCAGGATTATATGCACTTGGGCGCTTGTTGGGTCATCATTGTCTTTCAATAAATGCAATTTTGGCAAATAGAATTACGAATCAATTTTCGAAAGACCCAGAAGCTGTGGTGGATAGAATGATTCGAGATGTTTTTAAGACAATCTTTTAA
- a CDS encoding mechanosensitive ion channel, producing the protein MEEFWNFKLFVSGENNITVGVVVTFIASLILLIFITTRLKKFLVTRIFVKYNMDQGTSQAMASIIQYLVVILGTVIIVHNSGINLTALGLLAGALGIGVGFGLQNIASNFISGVIILFERPIKVGDRIEVGNVVGNIIKISARATTVITNDNIAIIVPNSEFVNGKVINWSLNNRIVRFNFMVMVSYKEDPAKIKKLLLEVASQNEGVLRDPPPDVLFDSFLENNLQFNLRVWSTKYSDTPKVLQSQLYYSIYEKFAEEAVSISYPQREIHIVSKNPLSSSIPY; encoded by the coding sequence ATGGAGGAATTCTGGAATTTCAAATTATTTGTCAGTGGAGAGAACAACATAACAGTTGGAGTTGTAGTCACTTTTATTGCATCTCTTATCCTTTTAATATTTATCACGACCAGATTAAAAAAGTTTTTGGTAACCCGGATTTTTGTCAAATACAATATGGATCAGGGAACCAGTCAGGCTATGGCCTCAATTATTCAGTACTTGGTCGTCATTCTTGGAACCGTCATTATTGTCCACAATTCTGGTATCAATCTAACGGCATTGGGTTTACTGGCAGGAGCTTTAGGGATCGGTGTGGGATTCGGATTGCAAAACATAGCAAGCAATTTTATCAGCGGAGTAATTATTTTATTTGAAAGGCCCATTAAAGTGGGTGACAGAATCGAAGTGGGTAATGTTGTAGGAAATATAATTAAAATTTCAGCAAGAGCTACCACAGTAATTACCAATGACAACATTGCGATCATCGTACCTAATTCCGAATTCGTCAATGGCAAAGTTATCAACTGGAGCCTTAACAACCGTATCGTTCGTTTTAATTTTATGGTAATGGTTTCGTATAAAGAAGATCCTGCCAAAATAAAAAAATTATTGCTTGAGGTAGCTTCTCAAAATGAAGGCGTCCTCCGGGATCCTCCTCCAGATGTACTTTTTGATTCTTTTCTGGAAAACAATCTGCAATTTAATCTAAGGGTTTGGAGCACAAAATACAGCGATACCCCGAAAGTGCTGCAAAGCCAATTGTACTATTCCATTTATGAGAAATTTGCTGAAGAGGCTGTATCCATTTCATACCCTCAAAGAGAAATACACATTGTATCGAAGAATCCTTTAAGCAGCTCCATTCCATATTAA
- a CDS encoding sulfite exporter TauE/SafE family protein: protein MWIFLFSGFILGLGSSLHCAGMCGPLVLTMPFQRPDGAIQIRAVLEYHLGKTLSYALFGGIFGFFGMGLKLVGFQQWFSVIFGILLLLFLIGPKINSHAKDWKNKLMIVWSKYISLLFKINNRKTFILLGMSNGLIPCGVVYVALAASVMGYSPGLSMAFMAFFGFGTIPILTLIIGGSKLFKPKRFFSYTKLGQVATLLLALLFILRGLNLDIPFLSPKLADNHHIECCKRH from the coding sequence ATGTGGATTTTTTTATTTTCTGGTTTTATTCTCGGATTGGGGAGCAGCCTACATTGTGCAGGAATGTGTGGCCCTTTGGTCCTAACAATGCCATTTCAAAGACCTGACGGAGCTATCCAAATAAGGGCAGTATTGGAATACCATTTGGGTAAAACATTGTCTTATGCCTTGTTTGGTGGAATATTTGGATTTTTTGGAATGGGTTTAAAATTGGTGGGATTTCAGCAGTGGTTTTCAGTCATATTCGGAATTCTATTGTTGCTTTTTCTGATTGGCCCTAAAATTAACAGTCATGCAAAAGACTGGAAGAACAAGCTTATGATTGTATGGTCAAAATACATATCCCTTCTATTTAAGATAAACAACCGAAAGACTTTTATTTTACTCGGGATGTCCAATGGCTTAATACCATGTGGAGTGGTTTATGTGGCACTTGCAGCCTCAGTCATGGGATACTCACCAGGATTAAGTATGGCTTTTATGGCCTTTTTTGGATTTGGAACGATTCCAATTTTAACATTGATCATTGGGGGAAGCAAATTGTTTAAACCCAAAAGATTTTTTTCATATACAAAACTTGGCCAAGTTGCGACTTTACTATTGGCATTGTTATTTATACTAAGAGGTTTGAATTTGGATATTCCTTTTTTAAGTCCGAAACTGGCAGACAACCACCATATTGAATGTTGTAAAAGACATTAA
- the ccoG gene encoding cytochrome c oxidase accessory protein CcoG, translating to MKNSSDDPDFRDIHSTVTSIGNRKWIYALRPEGKWYNYRSWLSYFYLLLFFTFPFIHFNGHPLFQFNILKGEFYFFTVLFTPQDFIMFGLGMLVFIFIIIVFTMIFGRLFCGWVCPQTIFMEMVFRKIEYWIEGNANKQRVNDHKKWTNELILRKTAKHIIFLLISFAISNTFLMYIIGKEEWSKLIHEPVSQHIGGFVALVFFTLTFYAVYAFIREIVCTVVCPYGRLQGVLVDKHTLSVSYNYIRGEPRTKHKTSDFGGDCIDCNLCVQVCPTGIDIRNGSSQMECTQCTACIDACNMMMAKVKRPLGLIKYASEDNIISSNRFALNGRVKVFSAILLVLTGALASILATRKMVDVTVLKVPGQVLRYNDDGSISNLYSMKITNKSKRGMPIQLQIDDEVGKIENVGHVPDSILAESKIDYLFFVTKPGSESTLKKTKVKIRLHSNHQILYNGSLDFILKL from the coding sequence GTGAAAAATTCATCAGATGATCCAGATTTCAGAGATATTCATTCTACTGTAACATCCATTGGCAACAGGAAATGGATTTATGCTCTCAGGCCAGAAGGGAAGTGGTATAATTATCGATCTTGGTTGAGTTATTTTTACTTACTGCTTTTTTTTACTTTTCCATTTATCCATTTTAATGGCCACCCTTTGTTTCAATTTAATATACTCAAAGGGGAGTTTTACTTTTTTACGGTTCTTTTTACCCCCCAGGATTTTATCATGTTCGGATTGGGTATGTTGGTCTTTATTTTTATTATCATCGTTTTCACCATGATTTTTGGCAGACTTTTTTGCGGATGGGTTTGCCCACAGACTATATTTATGGAGATGGTGTTTCGCAAGATTGAATATTGGATTGAAGGAAATGCAAACAAGCAAAGGGTGAACGATCACAAGAAGTGGACCAACGAATTGATTTTGCGAAAAACTGCAAAGCATATCATATTTCTTCTCATTTCATTTGCCATTTCTAATACTTTTTTAATGTATATTATTGGAAAAGAAGAATGGAGTAAGTTGATTCATGAACCTGTATCTCAGCATATTGGAGGATTTGTGGCTTTGGTTTTCTTTACCCTAACATTTTACGCAGTTTATGCTTTTATTCGTGAAATTGTGTGTACTGTAGTATGTCCCTATGGACGCTTGCAGGGAGTATTGGTGGATAAGCATACCCTTTCTGTAAGTTATAACTATATTCGGGGAGAGCCACGAACTAAACACAAGACATCTGATTTTGGTGGTGATTGTATCGATTGTAATTTATGTGTTCAAGTTTGTCCAACTGGAATAGATATACGCAATGGATCTTCTCAAATGGAATGTACACAATGTACGGCATGCATTGATGCATGCAATATGATGATGGCCAAGGTTAAAAGACCATTGGGGCTTATAAAATATGCATCCGAGGATAACATTATCAGTTCTAATAGATTTGCATTAAATGGTAGAGTAAAAGTTTTTAGTGCAATTCTTCTGGTCTTGACTGGTGCCTTGGCGTCAATCCTCGCTACGAGAAAAATGGTGGATGTAACCGTTCTAAAAGTTCCAGGACAAGTATTGAGATACAATGATGATGGTTCAATTAGCAATCTATATTCAATGAAAATAACCAATAAGAGCAAAAGAGGGATGCCAATCCAACTTCAAATAGATGACGAGGTGGGAAAAATTGAAAATGTTGGTCATGTACCAGATAGCATTTTAGCGGAGTCAAAAATTGACTATTTATTTTTTGTAACCAAGCCAGGTTCCGAAAGTACCCTCAAGAAAACCAAAGTGAAAATCCGGTTGCATTCAAACCATCAAATTTTGTACAACGGTTCATTGGATTTCATTTTAAAACTTTGA
- a CDS encoding dihydroorotase, whose translation MQINTIVKNVQIVNEGRVFDGDVHIKGDRFYRIGRDLSDPHAVIAEGNQLFLLPGCIDDQVHFREPGLTNKADIFHESRAAAAGGVTSFMEMPNTKPNTLTKELLEEKYAIASKSSAVNYSFFMGVSLENYDEIMSIDYNQTCGIKIFMGSSTGGMLVDDPLVLERIFANANALIATHCEDEKIIRDNAIKFKERYGQQLPIFEHPSIRSREACFNSSNFAVELAKKHNTRLHILHISTEEELDLFRSEIPLDQKRITSEVCVHHMFFDEGDYAALGNLIKCNPAIKKRSDRIALRKALKEGVLDVVATDHAPHTYDEKMQTYLEAPAGLPLIQHPLLLMLTMAKEENWDLPFIVQKMAHAPAQCFQIKERGFIREGYFADFILLDLNSQTLVRKEELFYKCKWSPLEGKLLTGKICSTWVNGHMIYDGHKISDRSSAQRLSFDR comes from the coding sequence ATGCAAATAAATACGATTGTCAAAAATGTGCAGATTGTTAACGAAGGTCGTGTCTTTGATGGGGATGTACACATCAAAGGTGATAGGTTCTATAGAATTGGCAGAGATTTATCCGACCCACATGCCGTCATAGCGGAAGGCAACCAACTATTTTTACTGCCAGGATGCATTGATGATCAAGTTCATTTCAGAGAACCAGGATTGACAAATAAGGCGGATATATTCCACGAATCGAGGGCAGCGGCAGCTGGTGGGGTCACGAGTTTTATGGAAATGCCAAACACAAAGCCGAATACCCTTACCAAAGAACTCTTAGAAGAGAAATATGCCATTGCATCCAAAAGTTCAGCGGTAAATTATTCGTTTTTTATGGGTGTTTCTCTAGAAAATTATGATGAAATCATGTCAATCGATTACAACCAAACTTGTGGAATTAAAATTTTCATGGGTTCTTCTACCGGAGGCATGTTAGTAGACGATCCCTTGGTATTGGAAAGAATTTTTGCCAACGCCAATGCTTTAATAGCGACCCATTGTGAAGATGAAAAAATAATTAGAGACAATGCCATTAAATTCAAGGAGCGATATGGACAACAGCTGCCAATTTTTGAACACCCAAGCATCAGAAGTAGGGAAGCTTGTTTTAATTCTTCCAATTTTGCGGTAGAATTGGCTAAAAAGCACAATACCAGACTTCATATTCTGCATATTTCGACAGAAGAGGAGCTTGATCTTTTTCGTTCAGAAATACCACTGGATCAAAAAAGAATCACTTCTGAAGTCTGCGTGCATCACATGTTTTTTGATGAGGGTGATTATGCGGCACTGGGAAATCTGATCAAATGCAATCCAGCAATTAAGAAGCGTTCTGATAGAATTGCTTTAAGGAAGGCATTGAAAGAGGGGGTTTTGGATGTTGTTGCGACTGACCATGCGCCTCATACTTACGATGAAAAAATGCAGACTTATTTGGAAGCTCCTGCCGGACTTCCATTAATTCAACACCCGCTTTTGTTAATGCTAACCATGGCCAAAGAAGAGAATTGGGACCTCCCATTCATTGTACAAAAAATGGCTCATGCTCCTGCGCAGTGCTTCCAGATTAAGGAAAGGGGGTTTATTAGGGAGGGTTATTTTGCTGATTTTATATTATTGGATTTGAATTCTCAAACTTTGGTGCGTAAGGAAGAACTCTTTTATAAATGCAAATGGTCTCCACTTGAAGGAAAATTATTGACCGGCAAAATTTGCAGTACCTGGGTCAACGGGCATATGATATATGATGGGCATAAAATTTCTGACCGTTCATCGGCCCAAAGATTATCCTTTGATCGCTAA